A DNA window from Legionella sp. MW5194 contains the following coding sequences:
- a CDS encoding ATP-binding protein, with the protein MEQNRLLVVDDNEAIHKDFQKILGINQKNDGPLNAYNRLFDQLEKENAIAAPLFHMDSAYQGEQALELVTQAYSSENPYALAFVDIRMPPGWDGIYTIKKLWEVDPYLQVVICTAYSDYSFDEIYQQLQGSDNFIILKKPFDIIEIRQLASTMTKKWSLAKQAREYIALSEEKLAQNYEELKGLYNELQSTQSQLVQHSKLVAIGQLAAGIAHEINNPIAYVASNTKTLSDYTEVIKLVLKNMEHQLNQTQAASELKNYWQQLTKEKNLSFILEDIADLIKESGEGLRRVSEIVNDLKFFSHTDEGEMQKVNINECIDVTLKMIWNELKYKCTVKKEYGDLPDITCNPRQLNQVFMNLLVNAGQAIVEQGEITITTGVEGNQVFIAIKDTGSGISPENMEKLFDPFFTTKPVGTGTGLGLSISYNILQKHEGQIKVVSKEGEGTTFTVYIPLKE; encoded by the coding sequence ATGGAGCAAAATAGGCTCTTGGTGGTTGATGATAATGAGGCAATACACAAGGATTTTCAAAAAATTCTTGGTATAAATCAAAAAAACGATGGTCCGCTTAACGCGTATAATCGCCTGTTTGATCAGCTGGAAAAGGAAAACGCGATCGCGGCACCGCTGTTTCACATGGATTCCGCCTATCAGGGAGAACAAGCTCTGGAGCTGGTCACTCAGGCTTATTCCAGCGAAAATCCCTATGCACTTGCTTTTGTTGATATTCGTATGCCGCCGGGATGGGATGGAATTTATACCATTAAAAAATTATGGGAAGTCGATCCTTACCTTCAGGTCGTGATTTGTACAGCTTATTCTGATTATTCCTTTGATGAAATTTATCAGCAGTTACAGGGCTCGGATAATTTCATTATTCTAAAAAAACCGTTTGATATCATTGAAATAAGGCAACTGGCCTCGACGATGACTAAAAAATGGTCTCTTGCAAAACAGGCGCGCGAATACATTGCGCTCAGTGAAGAAAAGCTCGCTCAAAACTATGAGGAATTAAAAGGGTTATATAACGAACTGCAATCCACTCAATCCCAACTGGTTCAACATTCAAAACTGGTCGCCATCGGCCAGCTTGCAGCCGGTATTGCTCATGAGATTAATAATCCCATTGCCTATGTCGCCAGCAATACCAAAACCTTAAGTGATTACACGGAAGTGATTAAGCTGGTCTTGAAGAACATGGAGCACCAGTTGAATCAGACGCAGGCGGCTAGCGAATTAAAAAATTACTGGCAACAGCTGACTAAGGAGAAAAATCTTTCTTTTATCCTCGAGGATATTGCTGACCTTATTAAGGAAAGCGGTGAGGGCCTGCGTCGGGTCAGTGAAATTGTCAATGACTTAAAATTCTTTTCGCACACCGATGAAGGGGAGATGCAGAAAGTCAATATCAATGAATGCATTGATGTAACCCTCAAAATGATCTGGAATGAATTAAAATACAAATGCACGGTAAAAAAAGAATATGGCGACCTCCCGGACATTACCTGTAACCCTCGCCAACTGAATCAGGTTTTTATGAATCTATTGGTCAATGCTGGACAGGCCATTGTTGAGCAGGGAGAAATTACGATCACCACGGGTGTGGAAGGCAATCAGGTGTTTATTGCCATTAAAGACACGGGTTCAGGTATTTCTCCAGAAAACATGGAAAAACTGTTTGATCCTTTCTTTACTACCAAGCCGGTAGGGACAGGCACGGGCCTGGGCCTTTCTATTTCATACAACATCCTACAAAAGCATGAGGGGCAAATTAAAGTCGTCAGTAAAGAGGGCGAGGGGACCACATTCACTGTTTATATTCCTTTGAAGGAATAA